A single Luteolibacter arcticus DNA region contains:
- a CDS encoding OmpP1/FadL family transporter — MNQTRLLPLALAATCLSQAHAVGYRLPNQDPEGIARGNAFAATADNPSAIYYNPAGITQLEGHDMSLGVYLISTDVGFQSAGGGSASTQSDFQAVPQIYYTYSPADSPLSFGLGMYAPYGLGIDYGRYTPFPTAAQDGALAYVTVNPVVAYEITPCLSVAAGLTLNYSEVRFERRIGLLPGFDQFQVEGDGYATGFNLGVLWQPVDEWSFGLNYRSPTEIDYEGRSITAPVPPFGGGTPTDASLHFPQYIVGGVSFRPNDDWNFEFNLDWTDWDQVNDTVFVGTFGGNQTFPFRYESTFMYNFGVTRQLGDGWFVSAGYIYSENSAPDATFTPLNPDSDLHLGSIGFGHRGEKIGWALGYHFAYNGGRTVTGNYNPTVNGEYETFNHAVNASVRFRF, encoded by the coding sequence ATGAACCAAACCCGACTGCTGCCACTCGCCCTTGCCGCCACCTGCTTGTCCCAGGCCCACGCCGTTGGCTACCGCCTGCCAAACCAGGACCCGGAGGGTATCGCGCGGGGAAATGCCTTCGCCGCCACCGCGGACAATCCCTCCGCCATCTATTATAACCCGGCCGGAATCACCCAGCTCGAAGGCCATGACATGAGCTTGGGCGTCTATCTCATTTCGACCGACGTGGGATTCCAGTCCGCTGGTGGCGGCTCGGCGAGCACCCAGTCCGATTTTCAAGCGGTCCCGCAGATCTACTACACCTACTCGCCAGCGGATTCGCCGCTGTCCTTCGGCCTAGGGATGTATGCGCCGTACGGCCTCGGCATCGACTACGGCCGCTACACCCCCTTCCCCACCGCCGCGCAGGACGGAGCGTTGGCCTACGTCACGGTCAATCCGGTGGTCGCCTACGAAATCACGCCATGCCTCTCCGTCGCGGCTGGCCTTACCCTGAATTACTCCGAGGTCCGGTTCGAGCGGCGCATCGGCCTGCTGCCCGGTTTCGATCAGTTCCAGGTCGAGGGTGATGGCTACGCGACCGGCTTCAATCTCGGCGTGTTGTGGCAGCCGGTGGACGAGTGGTCCTTCGGCCTCAACTACCGGTCGCCCACCGAGATCGATTACGAAGGCCGCTCGATCACCGCGCCGGTGCCGCCCTTCGGCGGCGGCACACCGACCGATGCCTCGCTTCATTTCCCGCAGTACATCGTCGGTGGCGTTTCCTTCCGGCCGAATGACGACTGGAACTTCGAGTTCAACCTCGACTGGACCGACTGGGACCAAGTGAACGACACGGTCTTCGTCGGCACCTTCGGCGGCAATCAGACCTTCCCGTTCCGCTACGAGTCGACCTTCATGTACAACTTCGGCGTCACCCGCCAACTCGGCGACGGCTGGTTCGTCAGCGCCGGCTACATCTACAGCGAGAACTCCGCGCCGGACGCAACATTCACCCCTCTCAACCCCGACTCCGACCTCCACCTCGGCAGCATCGGCTTCGGCCACCGCGGGGAGAAGATCGGCTGGGCGCTCGGCTATCACTTCGCCTACAACGGCGGACGCACCGTCACCGGCAACTACAATCCGACGGTCAACGGCGAATACGAGACCTTCAACCACGCCGTGAACGCGTCGGTGCGGTTCCGGTTCTGA
- a CDS encoding helix-turn-helix domain-containing protein: MKRPELQIAYRSGRVVAIRPRELEPEPLGPIARETGFKVSPLCDRFEVSERQLHRIFTDSLGISPKDWLRRDRIVQARQLLMEGMAVKEVSVILGFPTPKDFSREFLILHEVTPTEFQRRHDAERDRRLE; encoded by the coding sequence ATGAAGCGTCCTGAACTCCAGATAGCCTATCGCAGCGGCCGCGTCGTTGCCATCCGGCCGCGTGAACTCGAACCCGAGCCACTTGGTCCGATCGCCCGTGAGACCGGCTTCAAGGTCTCGCCGCTGTGCGATCGCTTCGAGGTGTCTGAGCGCCAGCTCCATCGCATCTTCACTGACTCGCTCGGGATCAGCCCGAAGGATTGGCTGCGCCGTGACCGCATCGTTCAAGCGCGCCAACTCCTGATGGAGGGGATGGCGGTGAAGGAGGTCTCGGTGATCTTGGGCTTTCCGACGCCGAAGGATTTCAGCCGCGAGTTCCTGATCCTGCACGAGGTCACGCCGACGGAATTCCAGCGCCGTCACGATGCCGAGCGGGACCGGCGGTTGGAGTGA
- a CDS encoding response regulator gives MSDFNYDYQRYAILFVDDEEKTRKYFRRLYGETFRILEASDGVEALSVFRAHAAEIGIIVTDQRMPNETGVGFLARISDQYPDVVKILSTAYSDLDAAISSVNKGGIYRYITKPWEVSELEVTLRRAMEFYLVKRELNGLMGSKLQAMGNVIYSSRLAAFALAPLAARLPAKHVAEAVASFVRIGAFGTAAGGRSGTMEMGVDSWKKVHEEQKKLAGAVEEKLKAGFAGSSLGDRVNALAQSLTGGEALEVTADGDGFVLKSASDAFPRLLAGLLGLSRQGGEEAVPVLAALIGVYDAGGSVARQRGESLLLQVRANGAAEESSPGSDVGRWLFDDDLLISSALGLL, from the coding sequence ATGAGCGACTTCAACTACGACTATCAGCGCTATGCCATTCTCTTCGTGGATGACGAAGAGAAGACGCGGAAATACTTCCGTCGGCTGTATGGCGAAACCTTCCGCATCCTTGAGGCGTCGGACGGTGTCGAGGCGCTTTCCGTGTTCCGCGCCCACGCGGCGGAAATCGGCATCATCGTGACCGACCAGCGCATGCCGAACGAAACCGGCGTCGGCTTCCTGGCCAGGATTTCCGACCAGTATCCGGATGTGGTGAAGATCCTCTCCACCGCCTACTCTGACCTCGATGCGGCGATCAGCTCGGTCAACAAGGGAGGCATCTACCGCTACATCACCAAGCCATGGGAAGTTAGCGAGTTGGAGGTCACGCTGCGCCGTGCGATGGAGTTCTACCTGGTGAAGCGCGAACTGAACGGCCTGATGGGGTCCAAGCTGCAGGCGATGGGTAATGTCATCTACTCGTCGCGGCTCGCGGCCTTCGCGCTGGCCCCGCTGGCGGCCCGCTTGCCCGCGAAGCACGTGGCGGAAGCGGTTGCTTCATTCGTCCGGATCGGAGCCTTCGGCACGGCTGCCGGTGGTCGCAGTGGCACCATGGAGATGGGTGTCGATTCGTGGAAAAAGGTCCATGAGGAGCAGAAGAAGCTCGCGGGCGCCGTGGAGGAAAAGCTCAAGGCCGGTTTTGCCGGCAGCTCGCTGGGTGACCGCGTGAATGCCCTTGCGCAATCGCTGACGGGCGGTGAAGCCCTGGAGGTCACCGCGGATGGCGATGGCTTCGTCCTGAAATCCGCGAGTGATGCCTTCCCCCGTTTGCTCGCGGGCCTGCTCGGTCTCTCCCGCCAAGGCGGCGAGGAAGCGGTGCCGGTCCTAGCGGCCCTCATCGGTGTCTACGATGCCGGCGGTTCGGTCGCCCGCCAGCGCGGCGAGTCGCTGCTGTTACAAGTTCGTGCCAATGGTGCCGCGGAAGAAAGCTCGCCCGGGTCCGATGTGGGCCGCTGGCTGTTCGATGACGATCTGTTGATTTCTTCTGCATTGGGACTTCTCTAA